In Ignavibacteriales bacterium, the genomic stretch AAACTCCGGATCAACCTGGGGGCGGAACTGTTGATTGGACAAATCCATGGGGAAAATATAGATTCCTGAATGATATTGAAATTAGGGAAGATGGAGGAACACCTGGATTTCTTCAGACAATTAAAGCTGCTTTATGTATACAGCTTAAAAACGAAATGAATGTGAAAAATATGCAAGTAAGAGAAAAGGAATTATTGAAAATTGCTTTCAAAGAATTTAAAAAAATTCCCAGTCTTCATATTCTTGCCAATAATGTAGAAGAGCGAATGGGAATTATTTCATTCTATGTAGAAAATGTTCACTATAATTTAGTTGTAAAGTTATTAAATGATCGATATGGTGTTCAGGTTAGGGGCGGTTGTTCTTGCGCTGGAACTTATGGGCATTATTTGCTTCATATCGGTCCGCAGCTTTCTAAAAAAATAACAACCCAAATTGATCATGGAGATCTATCGGCAAAACCGGGCTGGGTTCGCCTATCTCTCCACCCAACTACAACAAATGATGAATTATTTTTTATAACAGGTGCAATTAAAGAATTAGTTGAAAATATTGATAAATTAAAAGCGGATTATCAATATTCTCCAACCAAAAATATATTTTACAATATCAATTCAAGGGAGGATAAAGTTCAATCAAATAAACTTTTTAATTTAGATTAATACCGCTTCCAGTTTAACAAAAGAATATTCAAGCTAGAAGTTATGTAAAGCGAAAAATTTGGTTCTATGTAATTTATATTGTTGCTTAATTATATTTTGATGTAATGATAAATGTTTGCCCGATTATTGTGAATAAAATCAAAAGAGATTTTCTATGCTTAACGTAAATTGTACTCAATTATTTAGATTTGTTTTAGCTTATTTAATTTTCTTTGAATTTTGTCGATAATTCAATACAAAACTCAAAAGAGAGGGGTTTATGAATAATATTTCTCTAACTATCGAAGAATTATCTGCGGAAAATGAATTTCTTAAAGAGAGAATCAGATATTTAGAATCAGCCTATCCTGGTTTTCCAAAAATCAATCAACCAATTAATATTAGTGAGGATTATAAGTCATTAGGCAATATTTTAACTTTAATGTGTAATGACCTTCCAGATATGATCTGGGTTAAGGATTTGGATAATAATTATATCTTCACTAACAAAGCGCTTTGTAATAAATTGCTGATGGCAAAAAGTACAGATGAACCAATTGGAAAATCAGAATCCTTTTTTGTTGAAAGAGAAAAAGCTTTGCATCCCGCGAATGCGAATTGGTATACTTTCGGAGAAATTAGCGAGGAATCAGATTCCAGGGTAATGAATAGTAAAAAGTTAGAAAGATTTGAAGAATTTGGTAATGTTAAAGGCGAATACTTATTTCTTGATATTTACAAAGCTCCGTTGGTTGATGATCTTGGAAATATTATTGGAACGATTGGATGCGCAAGAGATAATACAAATGAAAAGAAATTAGAAAGAGAATGTAAACTTGCCAAATTAGCATTAACTGAAATTGAAGATCAATATCGGGTAACATTAAAAGCAATTCCTGATTTAATGTTCAGAATTAATCTGGCAGGAGTATTCGTCGATTTCCATGCAAACAATACTGGCGAATTAGCCCTTCCCAAGGAAAAAATAATTGGAGCAAATATAAAAGATATTTTTAACTCCGATCTTTCCGAAAAAATATTAGGATTGGTAAAACTTTGTATAGAATCCGGGAATAATGAAGTGCTGGAATATAGTATGAATCTTGCCGGCAAGACCAATTTTTATGAATCGCATATTGTTAAAGCCGGGCAAAATGAAGTTTTGGCAGTTGTTAGGAACATTACCACAAGAAAAAAAACTGAGATCACGCTGGAAAATGAGAGAGATGAAATGCTTTATCTATTTGATAGTTTAAGTGAGCTAATATACGTGGCGGATTTAAATTCCCATGAAATACTTTATACAAATCCGTTTACTCAACGACTAGTTAAATCTGAGGCTATTGGAAAAAAATGTTATAAAATTTTGTATGGATTTGATTTACCATGTAAATTTTGCACAAATGCAAAGATCAAAGAACTTAATGGCGAACCTTACCAGTGGGAATTCCACAACCATTTGCTTGGTAAAGATTATCTTATTACCGATAAAATAATCAGATGGCCCAATGGTAAAGATGTTCGATTTGAAATTGCGATTGATATTTCCCATAGAAAAAATGCAGAAAAGGAAATTATAATTGCAAAGGAAAAAGCAGAAGATATGAATCGCCTGAAGAATAGTTTTCTTGCTAATATGAGTCATGAACTGCGTACACCACTAATTGGCGTAATGGGTTTTGCTGAATTACTTTCAACTGAGCTTGTTGATCCGGAATTAAAAATGCGTGCTGATATGATTCACGAAAGTGGGCAAAGATTACTTGAAACGCTAAATCTTGTTCTCGATCTTTCTATTATCGAAGCGAATAAACTTGAATTAGAACTAAAGAAAGTTAATGTTTCTCAAATTGTACAAGAATCAATAGAAAAATTTCAGGAGTATGCCAGGAAGAAGAACTTATACCTTAGAACAACCATTAAAAATGAAATGTTGTTTGCTTATCTTGATGCAAAAATATTTTTACAGGTGCTATCTAATCTTTTAAATAACGCGATTAAGTACACAGAAACCGGCGGGATTAATTTAGAAATTGTAAAAGAAAATTATGAGGGAAATGAGTTTGCCGTTATTCGTGTTATAGATACTGGAATCGGAATTCCTCCGCAGAGTATGGATATTATATTTGAACCCTTTAGACAAGTAAGCGAAGGTTATAACCGGAAGTTTGATGGTTCGGGCTTAGGTTTAACTATTACAAAAAAGTTTGTTCAGTCTATGAATGGTTCAATTGATGTTGAAAGTAAAGTAGGTATTGGTTCTATCTTTAAAATAAGTTTTCCAATCATAGTTTCTAAACCTGATTCTTTAGGTCCAATCAAAATAGTAAAGCAAAAACAACAACCAGCAGAAATTTCAAATATCGCTAAAAGAAGAAGCATTCCTGCACTTCTTTTCGTAGAAGATGACGAGATTAATCGCTCAGTTGTTAAACTGTTTCTAAAGGATTCCTATCATCTCGATTTTACTTCTACCGGTGAAAACTCAATTGAAATGGCGCAAAAGAAAAAATATTCCGCAATTCTTATGGATATAAATCTTGCCGGTAAAATGAATGGGCTTGAAGCAGCAAAGGAAATAAGAAAACTAAATGGTTACCAGGACATTCCTATAATTGCCATTACAGCTTGTGCTATGGTTGGTGACAGGGAGAGAATTCTTAATGAAGGTTGCACGCATTATTTATCTAAACCTTTTTCTAAAGATAAAATTGTTAAATTAGTTGATAAAGTGTTGGACTAAAATTCCAATCTTATAAAATTAACAACTGATTGCTCCAGATAAACAATTGGTGACTA encodes the following:
- a CDS encoding ATP-binding protein → MNNISLTIEELSAENEFLKERIRYLESAYPGFPKINQPINISEDYKSLGNILTLMCNDLPDMIWVKDLDNNYIFTNKALCNKLLMAKSTDEPIGKSESFFVEREKALHPANANWYTFGEISEESDSRVMNSKKLERFEEFGNVKGEYLFLDIYKAPLVDDLGNIIGTIGCARDNTNEKKLERECKLAKLALTEIEDQYRVTLKAIPDLMFRINLAGVFVDFHANNTGELALPKEKIIGANIKDIFNSDLSEKILGLVKLCIESGNNEVLEYSMNLAGKTNFYESHIVKAGQNEVLAVVRNITTRKKTEITLENERDEMLYLFDSLSELIYVADLNSHEILYTNPFTQRLVKSEAIGKKCYKILYGFDLPCKFCTNAKIKELNGEPYQWEFHNHLLGKDYLITDKIIRWPNGKDVRFEIAIDISHRKNAEKEIIIAKEKAEDMNRLKNSFLANMSHELRTPLIGVMGFAELLSTELVDPELKMRADMIHESGQRLLETLNLVLDLSIIEANKLELELKKVNVSQIVQESIEKFQEYARKKNLYLRTTIKNEMLFAYLDAKIFLQVLSNLLNNAIKYTETGGINLEIVKENYEGNEFAVIRVIDTGIGIPPQSMDIIFEPFRQVSEGYNRKFDGSGLGLTITKKFVQSMNGSIDVESKVGIGSIFKISFPIIVSKPDSLGPIKIVKQKQQPAEISNIAKRRSIPALLFVEDDEINRSVVKLFLKDSYHLDFTSTGENSIEMAQKKKYSAILMDINLAGKMNGLEAAKEIRKLNGYQDIPIIAITACAMVGDRERILNEGCTHYLSKPFSKDKIVKLVDKVLD